From the genome of Streptococcus lutetiensis, one region includes:
- the trpX gene encoding tryptophan ABC transporter substrate-binding protein, producing the protein MKNKALIGTLIALVMLVAGSMIYDQTKNESAKNGDIKIGILQYVTHDALDEIERGIEDGLADAGYDKANAKITVLNAEGDQSKIQTMSKQLVHAKNDVVIGIATPAAQGLASATKDIPVVMGAISDPVGAKLVKNLKKPEGNVTGVSNKVPIKQTVEMIQEITPNAKTIGVLYASSEDNSVSQVADFKKYAKAAGINVIEYAVPSTNEIKTTMSVMTGKVDAVFVPQDNTIASAFSTVVNSANAAKIPVYSCVDTMVEQGSIASVAQSQYDLGVETAKIAIKLLAGKKVSDVPVNIVNTGTPTLNLKEAQELGITIPDSMLSKATVAVKADEN; encoded by the coding sequence ATGAAAAATAAAGCACTTATTGGAACACTTATTGCCCTTGTCATGTTAGTAGCTGGTTCAATGATTTATGACCAGACTAAAAATGAGTCAGCGAAAAATGGAGACATCAAAATCGGTATTTTACAATATGTTACCCACGATGCTCTTGATGAAATTGAAAGAGGGATTGAAGATGGCTTAGCTGATGCTGGTTATGACAAAGCAAATGCGAAGATTACCGTTTTGAATGCCGAAGGTGACCAAAGTAAAATCCAAACCATGAGTAAACAATTGGTTCATGCTAAAAATGATGTGGTCATTGGTATTGCAACACCAGCTGCCCAAGGTCTAGCCTCAGCAACCAAAGACATTCCGGTTGTGATGGGAGCTATTTCAGACCCAGTCGGAGCAAAATTGGTTAAGAATTTGAAAAAACCGGAAGGAAACGTAACAGGAGTTTCTAACAAAGTGCCGATTAAACAAACGGTTGAGATGATTCAAGAAATTACACCAAACGCTAAGACAATCGGAGTCTTGTATGCTAGCAGCGAAGATAATTCCGTATCTCAAGTGGCTGACTTTAAAAAGTACGCTAAAGCGGCAGGTATCAACGTGATTGAATACGCCGTCCCATCAACCAACGAAATTAAAACAACCATGTCTGTCATGACTGGTAAAGTCGATGCTGTTTTTGTCCCACAAGATAATACCATTGCCTCAGCTTTTTCAACTGTTGTTAACTCAGCAAACGCTGCTAAGATTCCAGTTTATTCATGTGTGGACACCATGGTTGAACAAGGAAGCATCGCTTCAGTCGCTCAAAGTCAATATGATTTAGGGGTTGAAACAGCAAAAATTGCTATCAAATTACTTGCTGGTAAAAAAGTATCAGACGTCCCAGTTAACATCGTTAATACTGGTACCCCAACCCTTAACTTAAAAGAAGCTCAAGAACTTGGCATTACAATTCCAGATAGCATGCTGTCAAAAGCAACAGTAGCTGTCAAAGCAGATGAAAATTAG
- a CDS encoding ABC transporter permease, translated as MIISSVSQGLLWGILGLGIYLTFRILNFPDMTTEGSFPLGGAVAVTLMNHGTHPLLATLTGMLAGCLAGLVTGLLYTKGKIPTLLAGILVMTSCNSVMLMVMKRANLGLLNIKPLQALLPFADSTNLLVIGLLAVVIVISALIFFLYTRLGQAYIATGDNRDMAKSFGINTDRMEVMGLTISNGLIALSGALVSQQDGYADVSKGIGVIVIGLASIIIGEVLYSTGLTLLERLIAIVVGSILYQFLITGVIALGFNTNYLKLFSAIILAICLMVPVLKNKFFKGVTLSR; from the coding sequence ATGATTATTTCGTCAGTTTCACAAGGACTTTTGTGGGGGATTCTTGGTTTAGGAATTTACCTGACTTTCCGAATTCTTAATTTTCCAGATATGACGACTGAAGGGTCTTTCCCTCTTGGTGGAGCAGTGGCTGTTACTTTGATGAATCACGGGACACACCCTTTGTTAGCTACTTTGACAGGTATGCTTGCGGGTTGTTTAGCAGGTCTTGTTACTGGTCTTCTTTACACCAAAGGAAAAATTCCGACGCTTTTAGCAGGGATTTTGGTAATGACGTCATGTAACTCAGTTATGCTTATGGTTATGAAACGTGCCAACCTTGGTTTGCTTAACATCAAGCCTTTGCAAGCCTTGCTTCCATTTGCTGATAGTACAAATCTTTTGGTAATTGGTCTTTTGGCAGTGGTAATCGTCATTTCAGCGTTGATTTTCTTCCTTTATACACGTCTTGGTCAGGCTTATATCGCCACTGGTGATAACCGAGATATGGCAAAGAGCTTTGGAATCAATACTGACCGCATGGAAGTTATGGGACTTACCATTTCAAATGGTTTGATTGCTTTGTCAGGGGCTCTTGTCAGCCAACAAGATGGCTACGCTGATGTGTCAAAAGGGATTGGTGTTATTGTAATCGGTCTTGCAAGTATTATTATCGGAGAGGTGCTTTACTCAACTGGTTTGACACTACTTGAACGTTTGATTGCCATTGTGGTCGGGTCAATTTTGTACCAATTCTTAATCACAGGTGTGATTGCTCTTGGCTTCAATACCAACTACCTCAAATTATTCAGTGCCATTATCCTAGCCATTTGTCTTATGGTTCCTGTTCTTAAAAATAAATTCTTTAAAGGAGTGACCTTATCACGATGA
- a CDS encoding ABC transporter ATP-binding protein, whose product MKKIVELKNATVQVNNGLDEVKTILDDVNLTIYEHDFLTILGGNGAGKSTLFNVIAGTLMLTSGSISILGKDVTHLPAEKRANYLARVFQDPKMGTAPRMTVAENILIAKYRGEKRGLLPRKIHSFTDEFKKLVARTGNGLEKHLDTPTGLLSGGQRQALSLLMATLKRPELLLLDEHTAALDPKTSVSLMNLTDEFVTGDQLTALMITHHMEDALKYGNRLIVMKDGKIIKDLNQDEKAQMAIADYYQLFE is encoded by the coding sequence ATGAAAAAAATTGTCGAATTAAAAAATGCAACAGTTCAAGTTAATAACGGACTTGATGAGGTCAAAACAATCCTTGACGATGTGAATTTGACCATTTATGAACATGACTTTTTAACGATTTTAGGTGGAAATGGTGCTGGTAAATCAACTCTTTTCAATGTGATTGCTGGGACTTTGATGTTAACTAGCGGAAGCATTTCAATCCTTGGAAAAGATGTGACGCATCTGCCTGCTGAAAAACGTGCTAATTACCTTGCGCGTGTCTTTCAAGACCCTAAAATGGGAACAGCACCTCGTATGACAGTGGCTGAAAATATCTTAATTGCCAAATACCGTGGTGAAAAACGTGGGCTTTTGCCACGAAAAATTCACAGTTTTACAGATGAATTTAAGAAATTGGTGGCACGAACTGGCAATGGTCTTGAAAAACATTTGGATACGCCGACTGGCCTTTTATCAGGTGGGCAACGTCAAGCCCTTAGTCTTTTGATGGCAACGCTAAAACGTCCAGAGCTACTTTTACTTGATGAACACACAGCAGCTCTTGATCCCAAAACAAGTGTGTCATTAATGAATCTGACAGATGAATTTGTGACGGGAGATCAGTTGACAGCGCTCATGATTACACACCACATGGAAGATGCTCTGAAATACGGTAATCGCTTGATTGTCATGAAAGACGGAAAAATCATCAAAGACCTCAATCAAGACGAAAAAGCCCAAATGGCAATCGCTGATTACTATCAATTATTTGAATAA
- a CDS encoding ribonuclease J — protein sequence MSDIKIIALGGVRENAKNLYVVEVNDSIFVLDAGLKYPENEQLGVDEVIPNLDYLIENKKRVQGIFLTHGHADAIGALPYILQEFKAPVFGSPLTIELAKLFVKKNNNVKKFNNFHVIDAETEIEFADATISFFKTTHSVPESLGIVVGTDEGNIVYTGDFKFDQAARKYYRTDLGRLTEIGREGVLALLSDSANATSHVMTASEAEVAAEMYSAIADAEGRVIIAAVASNLVRIQQVFDSAAEYGRRVVLTGFDAENIVRTAIRMKRLRLVDEKLIIKPKDMHKYEDHELIILEAGRMGEPINGLHRMALGRHRYIQIKDGDLVYIVTTPSLSKEAAVARVENLIYKAGGTVNLITKTLNVSGHANGRDLQLMLNLLQPKYLFPVQGEYRNLAAHAELAQEVGMYPENIYIVKRGDVMVLGKNGFNHEGSVPAGDVMIDGNAIGDVGNIVLRDRKVLSEDGIFIVALTVNKREKKIVSKAKIHTRGFVYVKKSRDILRESAELVNQTVENYLEQDSFDWGELKGAVRDEVAKFLFDQTKRRPAILPVVMEVR from the coding sequence ATGAGCGATATTAAAATTATTGCCCTAGGTGGGGTTCGTGAAAATGCAAAAAACCTCTATGTGGTAGAAGTTAATGACTCAATTTTCGTTTTGGATGCTGGACTGAAGTATCCTGAAAATGAGCAACTTGGTGTGGATGAAGTCATTCCGAACCTTGATTACCTAATTGAAAACAAAAAACGTGTGCAAGGGATTTTCTTGACACACGGGCACGCCGATGCTATTGGAGCTTTGCCTTATATTTTGCAAGAATTCAAAGCGCCAGTCTTTGGTTCACCACTTACTATTGAGTTAGCGAAGCTCTTTGTTAAGAAAAATAACAACGTTAAGAAATTCAATAATTTCCACGTTATCGACGCTGAAACTGAAATCGAATTTGCCGATGCGACAATTTCATTCTTCAAAACAACTCACTCAGTTCCTGAAAGTTTAGGGATTGTAGTTGGTACCGATGAAGGAAACATCGTCTATACAGGTGACTTTAAGTTTGACCAAGCGGCGCGTAAATATTACCGTACTGACTTGGGACGTTTGACTGAAATTGGACGCGAAGGTGTACTTGCCCTTCTTTCTGATTCTGCTAATGCTACAAGTCACGTCATGACAGCAAGCGAAGCAGAAGTTGCTGCTGAAATGTATAGCGCTATTGCTGACGCTGAAGGTCGCGTTATCATTGCTGCGGTTGCTTCAAACCTTGTGCGTATCCAACAAGTCTTTGACTCAGCTGCTGAATATGGTCGTCGTGTAGTCTTGACTGGTTTTGACGCTGAAAACATTGTTCGCACAGCGATTCGCATGAAACGTCTTCGTTTGGTTGATGAAAAATTAATCATTAAACCAAAAGACATGCACAAATACGAAGACCATGAATTGATTATTCTTGAAGCTGGTCGTATGGGTGAACCAATTAATGGTCTACACAGGATGGCACTTGGTCGTCACCGTTATATTCAAATTAAAGATGGCGATTTGGTTTACATCGTTACAACACCAAGTCTTTCAAAAGAAGCAGCAGTTGCGCGTGTTGAAAACCTAATTTACAAAGCTGGTGGTACGGTTAATCTTATTACGAAGACACTTAATGTCTCAGGTCATGCCAATGGACGTGATTTGCAGTTGATGCTTAACCTTCTTCAACCGAAATACCTTTTTCCAGTTCAAGGTGAGTACCGTAATTTGGCAGCTCATGCTGAATTGGCACAAGAAGTGGGAATGTACCCTGAAAACATCTACATCGTCAAACGCGGCGATGTTATGGTTCTTGGTAAAAATGGTTTCAACCATGAAGGTAGTGTACCAGCAGGGGATGTCATGATTGATGGTAATGCTATCGGTGATGTCGGAAACATCGTTCTTCGTGACCGTAAAGTCTTGTCAGAAGATGGTATCTTCATCGTTGCCTTGACTGTTAATAAACGCGAAAAGAAAATTGTATCAAAAGCAAAAATTCACACACGTGGATTTGTTTACGTTAAGAAGAGCCGTGATATTCTTCGCGAATCAGCTGAATTGGTTAACCAAACCGTTGAAAACTACTTGGAACAAGATAGTTTTGACTGGGGTGAATTAAAGGGAGCTGTCCGCGATGAAGTGGCTAAATTCCTCTTCGACCAAACCAAACGTCGCCCAGCTATCTTACCAGTCGTTATGGAAGTGAGATAA
- a CDS encoding matrixin family metalloprotease, with protein sequence MRTLFKIIFFIPSLIINIIWNFFWAIIKTIILIAIVCFGLLYYANNSSSQLANSILDAANSATAYFQDNKDDIAKNLKDLSTDDFTHYSGARWSSNSATVYIKTTNKTLVNAYEEAINAWNATGAFTFTLVSDESSANIVATEYSDASSKAAGLAETETNALTNQITHVDVKLNTYYLLDNDYGYTHNRIVYTAEHELGHAIGLNHDDNEESVMQSSGSYYGIQMVDIQKVQSIYNQ encoded by the coding sequence ATGAGAACACTATTTAAGATTATCTTTTTCATTCCAAGCCTCATTATTAATATTATCTGGAATTTTTTCTGGGCTATTATCAAGACAATCATTTTGATTGCGATTGTGTGTTTTGGTCTGCTTTATTATGCCAATAACAGTAGCTCACAGTTAGCAAATTCCATTTTAGATGCTGCTAATAGTGCGACAGCTTATTTTCAGGATAATAAAGATGATATTGCTAAGAATTTAAAAGATTTATCGACCGATGATTTCACGCATTATTCTGGTGCGCGCTGGTCAAGTAATTCAGCGACGGTTTATATTAAAACGACCAATAAAACTTTGGTCAATGCTTATGAAGAAGCTATCAATGCTTGGAATGCGACGGGTGCTTTTACCTTTACGCTTGTGAGTGATGAAAGTTCTGCTAATATTGTGGCGACGGAGTATTCTGATGCTAGTTCCAAGGCGGCTGGGCTTGCTGAGACAGAAACCAATGCTCTGACTAATCAGATCACACATGTGGATGTTAAGTTAAATACCTATTATTTGCTTGACAATGATTATGGCTACACACACAATCGTATCGTCTACACAGCAGAGCACGAATTGGGGCATGCGATTGGGCTTAACCACGATGACAATGAAGAATCTGTCATGCAGTCTTCAGGATCATACTACGGCATTCAAATGGTTGATATCCAAAAAGTGCAATCGATTTATAATCAATAG